A window of Castanea sativa cultivar Marrone di Chiusa Pesio chromosome 1, ASM4071231v1 contains these coding sequences:
- the LOC142620556 gene encoding NADH dehydrogenase [ubiquinone] 1 beta subcomplex subunit 3-B-like has protein sequence MAKKPLGPTGEFFKRRDEWRKHPMLTNQFRHATPGLGIALVAFGVYLVGEQVYKRILAPSPSHHHQSTSAASH, from the coding sequence atggcGAAGAAGCCACTGGGACCCACGGGAGAGTTCTTCAAGAGGAGGGACGAGTGGAGGAAGCACCCGATGCTGACGAATCAGTTCCGGCACGCCACTCCTGGCCTCGGCATCGCCCTCGTTGCCTTCGGCGTCTACCTCGTCGGCGAGCAGGTCTACAAAAGGATCCTCGCTCCCTCTCCTTCTCACCACCATCAATCTACTTCCGCTGCTTCTCACTGA
- the LOC142641249 gene encoding uncharacterized protein LOC142641249, with product MTALIEIFIKLLMLLALISLLLTLSVFQGFTSPICIPTHLSSTMLPCKMGPISSNGSEQYSNPPPPPPPPPPPPPPPPPPLSTSTSNSTFNSTSNSTSTSSSSSTTTTSTSSTTTTSTTTTATNISISIDLHLGLHDPPPPPPPPSLTCIKKINKKKKVKDDAENKD from the exons ATGACAGCCCTCATTGAGATTTTTATCAAAC tGCTGATGCTTTTAGCACTCATTTCCCTTCTATTAACTTTATCGGTATTTCAAGGTTTCACAAGTCCCATATGCATACCAACTCATCTTTCATCTACCATGCTTCCATGCAAGATGGGGCCTATTTCCTCCAATGGTTCTGAACAATACTCTaatcctcctcctccaccaccgccaccaccaccacctcctcctcctccaccaccaccactctccacctccacctccaacTCCACCTTCAACTCCACCTCCaactccacctccacctcctcctcctcctccaccaccaccacctccacctcctccaccaccaccacctccaccaccaccaccgccaccaacatctccatctccatcgaCCTCCACCTCGGCCTCCATgaccctcctcctcctccacctccaccttCACTGAcctgtattaaaaaaataaacaagaagaagaaggtgaaagATGACGCCGAGAACAAGGATTAA